The following proteins are co-located in the Alkalidesulfovibrio alkalitolerans DSM 16529 genome:
- a CDS encoding lytic murein transglycosylase — protein sequence MRLMRLLPCVAALAALVAVASPLSATKGDVWRPLMERLVEDGLPGDYVERLFARSEVSFQPRVMARKMISLLRIKTAEPPPQPVAPPPPSRAGEAPREPAKPAPPPRPKVYERYMQPALLANAQRFMEDHTDVLQAAENERGVEREVLVAIMLVETRLGSYLGKGNAFVNLASMALAEDFLLVQAYLPMNSLTPDLRQWLVRRTLQKANWAYEELLAFISFAMASGLDPLNVPSSPYGAIGLCQFMPSNAVRFGVDGDGDGTVDLFSPADALHSIANYLAFHGWRPGLSEERQERLIMHYNRDSRYARTVVVIAQHLAKARAARQG from the coding sequence ATGCGTCTGATGCGTCTTCTTCCATGCGTCGCGGCCCTGGCCGCCCTTGTCGCCGTGGCGAGCCCGCTCTCCGCGACAAAGGGAGACGTCTGGCGGCCGCTCATGGAACGGCTGGTCGAGGACGGCCTGCCCGGCGACTACGTGGAACGGCTCTTCGCCCGGTCCGAGGTCTCGTTTCAGCCGCGGGTCATGGCCCGTAAGATGATCTCCCTGCTCAGGATCAAAACCGCCGAGCCGCCTCCCCAGCCTGTTGCCCCGCCCCCGCCATCCCGGGCCGGAGAAGCCCCGCGCGAGCCCGCCAAGCCCGCCCCGCCGCCGCGCCCAAAGGTCTACGAGCGTTACATGCAGCCCGCGCTTTTGGCCAACGCCCAACGCTTCATGGAGGACCACACCGACGTCCTGCAGGCGGCCGAGAACGAGCGCGGCGTGGAGCGAGAGGTGCTGGTGGCCATCATGCTCGTGGAGACGCGGCTGGGCTCCTATCTGGGCAAGGGCAACGCCTTCGTGAACCTGGCCTCCATGGCCCTGGCCGAAGATTTCCTGCTCGTGCAGGCCTATCTGCCCATGAACTCCCTGACCCCGGACCTGCGCCAATGGCTGGTCCGGCGCACGCTCCAAAAGGCCAACTGGGCCTACGAGGAACTGCTGGCCTTCATCAGCTTCGCCATGGCCTCGGGGCTCGATCCGCTGAACGTGCCCAGTTCCCCCTACGGAGCCATCGGCCTTTGCCAGTTCATGCCCTCCAACGCCGTGCGCTTCGGGGTGGACGGCGACGGCGACGGCACGGTCGATCTCTTCTCGCCCGCCGACGCACTACACTCCATCGCCAACTACCTGGCCTTCCACGGCTGGCGGCCGGGCCTCTCCGAGGAGCGCCAGGAGCGGCTGATCATGCATTACAACCGCGACAGCCGCTACGCGCGCACCGTGGTCGTCATCGCCCAGCACCTGGCCAAGGCCAGGGCCGCCCGCCAGGGCTGA